The Megalops cyprinoides isolate fMegCyp1 chromosome 19, fMegCyp1.pri, whole genome shotgun sequence genome has a window encoding:
- the prrg2 gene encoding transmembrane gamma-carboxyglutamic acid protein 2, with amino-acid sequence MAFKIMAHSHICVGLLTFLHLAVARVIYNNNNVFLQDQAAMSFLSRSLLYNNLDLELVVPDNLERECMEEICCYEEAREVFEDDTLTAKFWKDYTNSQESAPAVDVSGLVAGIVAILVSGLIATVVGCYYYKGRAKTRRTQGRAAVTSANAASPPESVPLSGTAAPGLPSYNEALSRSGQHDAPPAPLLRWGPLRDSRKSSS; translated from the exons ATG gCTTTTAAAATTATGGCTCATTCACACATATGTGTTGGTTTGCTGACATTCCTGCACCTGGCTGTGGCAAGAGTTATCTACAACAATAACAATG TGTTTCTCCAGGACCAGGCTGCCATGTCCTTCCTGTCTCGGTCTCTTCTTTACAACAACTTGGACTTGGAGCTGGTTGTGCCAGACAACCTGGAAAGGGAGTGTATGGAGGAAATTTGCTGTTATGAGGAGGCACGGGAGGTCTTTGAAGATGACACGCTgacg GCAAAATTCTGGAAGGATTACACCAACAGCCAAG AGTCTGCTCCAGCAGTGGATGTGTCAGGCTTGGTGGCAGGGATCGTGGCCATACTGGTGTCTGGCCTTATCGCTACTGTGGTGGGCTGCTATTATTACAAGGGGAGGGCCAAGACTAGGAGGACACAGGGCCG tgctgctgtgacaTCTGCAAATGCTGCGTCACCCCCTGAGTCAGTGCCCTTGTCCGGGACAGCAGCTCCTGGACTGCCTTCCTACAACGAGGCCCTCAGTCGCAGCGGCCAGCATGacgccccccccgcccccttacTCCGG TGGGGCCCCCTCAGAGATAGTAGAAAATCCAGCAGCTGA